GATAAACCGTAATTAGTGTAAGGAGAAACATTTTTCAGGAGATTTATGGACACATCATGGCCGGTGGAAGAATAGGCGGAAAAAGTTAAGCGATAAGAAGTGTTGGGTTCTAAGGAGATACCCGATTGATAGAACTGCATGTTGGAGCCTACTGTGTTCAGAGTAATCTTAGCAGCTTTGGTCAGCTCGTAGCCGGGAGAGATGGTGGTGTAGGAACCGGTTCCATCGGTGTAAAAAATCCAGGAAGAAGTGCCGAGTTCGAAACCGGGATTGGTGAGAAGATTGGCGGAAGGTACATAAGCTAAAGTGGTGAAGGTGTTGTCGGGAGAAGTGGCTAGATTACCGGATGAATCTTTGCTCTTTACCCTGTAATGATAAAGGGTGGAAGAAGCGAGACTGACCAGAAGCTGGGAATGAGAAGTGGTTAAGCTAGTGTTAATGGGAGTGGATGAACCATAGCTAGTGGTGGTGCCGTATTCCACTTGGGAATCTGAGGATTCATCGGTAGTCCAAGTGATGGTAGCATTGGAAGAAGTGAGCCCGGAAGAAGAGACAGCTGAGATGACGGGAGAGGTGGTGTCAGGATCGGTGATGGTATAGACAGCGGTAGAAATAGCGCTGGGGGTAAGTCCGGTTTTCCAGGCTCCGGCTTTGATAGTGGTAGTGGAAGAAACGGAGATGGGAGAGGTATAGGTTGGGGAAGATTCGGTGGGAATAGAGTTGTCAGTGGTGTAATGGGTAGTGGCGCCAGAGGTGGAAGTGGAGATGGAGACAGATTGAGGGGAAGCATAGGAGCCGGAAGGAGGAGAGAAGGTGGGGGCGGAAACGGAAGTGGCGGATGCACCGCAAAACGAAGACGGAGGATTCGCATGCGCCCATTTATACATGGTATCACTATTAGTAGTACCAAACGCAAGATTTCTTCTGTTGAACGGATACAAATGTTCGTATGCAGATCCGTATTGGCAGGATAATTGCCCTTGGACGCCAAAATTATCATTCGAACCGACGGTTGGGACGGTTTTGCTGTAATTTAAAATCAATCCCATTGCCCAGGAAAGATCTTCGCCAAAAAATGCTTTAGTGCTCGTCATTACCTTCTTCCAGTAATCCATATTGGGTATCCTCAAATCCTCCGACGAATAATAATCCAAATTTCCAGTTTTCATTACATCGGCTATGTTTATCCCGTGCACCACGCTAAACTCATGGTGTCCGCCCCCGCCCAAAAGTACATTCGGATTTTTCTTATTTGTCATATTGAATATTTGCCGGTATCCTGCGAATAATTCTTCCCAGACGTCGCCTTCTACGTCGTATAATTTTCCAAGATTTGGACAATAGGGATTATTCACTAATGATGCCGTTGAATTTGGGGGGCATTTTCCATTAACCTCTAACGAATTCCTAAATTCAGTGTAAATAGCACCTGTTATATCCCAGTTATATTTATCTTTTACGCGTTTTATCAGAACAGGATTATACGAGGGGTTTACATAAAACGGCTCATGCAAATCTATTCCGTCAATATCATAATTTTCAAGAACATATTTAACCAAATCGTAATTATATGCTTTCACTACCGGTTCATCCACCTCAAGCCTGGAACGACGAGTAGCGCAGACACTATTGCTCAAATTTAGATTAGTACATTCATTGTATTTATCCCCCCATAAATATATATTTGCCGTACCATAATAAATCGGATCGTGCCACCAAATTACCTTTATGCCTCTCTTATGCGATTCGCTGATCAAATATCCAAACATATCCCAGCTTGCCCTTGTATCGACTTCTGACTTGGTGTCATATTTATTGTAAAGGTAGTATCCGTTAGGATCGCGAGCCGCCTCA
This genomic window from Candidatus Paceibacterota bacterium contains:
- a CDS encoding chitobiase/beta-hexosaminidase C-terminal domain-containing protein; its protein translation is MWDTTLGTRLGPPLGDQSGWTEAELKARIGFLLDEFEYMHIDAFAATVRAAYFEAARDPNGYYLYNKYDTKSEVDTRASWDMFGYLISESHKRGIKVIWWHDPIYYGTANIYLWGDKYNECTNLNLSNSVCATRRSRLEVDEPVVKAYNYDLVKYVLENYDIDGIDLHEPFYVNPSYNPVLIKRVKDKYNWDITGAIYTEFRNSLEVNGKCPPNSTASLVNNPYCPNLGKLYDVEGDVWEELFAGYRQIFNMTNKKNPNVLLGGGGHHEFSVVHGINIADVMKTGNLDYYSSEDLRIPNMDYWKKVMTSTKAFFGEDLSWAMGLILNYSKTVPTVGSNDNFGVQGQLSCQYGSAYEHLYPFNRRNLAFGTTNSDTMYKWAHANPPSSFCGASATSVSAPTFSPPSGSYASPQSVSISTSTSGATTHYTTDNSIPTESSPTYTSPISVSSTTTIKAGAWKTGLTPSAISTAVYTITDPDTTSPVISAVSSSGLTSSNATITWTTDESSDSQVEYGTTTSYGSSTPINTSLTTSHSQLLVSLASSTLYHYRVKSKDSSGNLATSPDNTFTTLAYVPSANLLTNPGFELGTSSWIFYTDGTGSYTTISPGYELTKAAKITLNTVGSNMQFYQSGISLEPNTSYRLTFSAYSSTGHDVSINLLKNVSPYTNYGLSLTPNLITSWQAFTQDFTTAGFTNNITDGRLRFYFPGLASAGDIYYLDDLKLEKVISSIADLNSDNIVNSVDLGMLMSFWNYTTKPKSDLNQDGIVNSVDFGILLSKWTR